The proteins below come from a single Zhouia spongiae genomic window:
- a CDS encoding amidohydrolase, translated as MRIIYLCIVLGIISCAKTNKETTQLDSVYFNGDILTMEGDQPTYIEAIGIKDGKITITGSKKEVMSMVNDSTIQKDLKGQTLLPAFLDGHGHFYNVGFTAQVANLLPPPDGPGHNFETITNTLTQWKDSQDGKYFIDKFGWIVGNGYDDSQLKEKEHPKSTDLDKVSSEIPIVIIHQSGHLGVINSKAMEILGITKSTPDPTGGSLRKDKNGNPNGVLEENALFGVLFPILGKADEEFEAKCIQKGQEEYAKNGYMTAQDGRSSTEQMAAFKKGADKGMFYIDVVSYPDITLGTENVTDDYYNKDHQYKNHYRIGGIKLTLDGSPQGKTAWLTQHYHVPPQGQNEDYKGYPVMEDSLAIKYVKEAFQNKWQILCHTNGDAAIDQYLMAVKAAEETYGYDDHRTVLIHGQTLRKDQIPELVDLEIMPSLFPMHTFYWGDWHAESVLGHPRADYISPCRDVIDAGLKITSHHDAPVTFPNSMRVLDATVNRVTRSGVVLGPEQRISPYEGLKTLTDWAAYQYFEEGRKGTLTKGKLADFVILDKNPLKIDPLTIKDVSIIESIKEGNTVYKK; from the coding sequence ATGAGAATCATATATTTATGCATCGTTCTCGGCATTATTTCCTGTGCCAAAACGAATAAAGAAACTACTCAATTAGATAGCGTATATTTTAACGGGGACATACTTACCATGGAAGGAGATCAACCCACTTATATAGAAGCTATCGGGATAAAAGATGGAAAAATAACCATTACAGGATCAAAAAAAGAGGTAATGAGCATGGTTAACGATTCAACCATACAAAAAGACCTAAAAGGACAAACCCTATTGCCTGCCTTTCTGGACGGACATGGTCATTTTTATAATGTAGGATTTACTGCTCAGGTAGCTAATCTACTTCCACCGCCAGATGGTCCGGGTCATAATTTTGAAACAATTACAAATACTTTAACCCAATGGAAAGACAGCCAAGACGGAAAATATTTCATCGATAAATTCGGTTGGATAGTAGGTAACGGATACGACGACTCCCAATTAAAAGAGAAAGAGCACCCCAAAAGCACTGATCTCGATAAAGTAAGTAGCGAAATTCCCATAGTAATCATACACCAATCAGGACACCTTGGGGTTATCAATTCGAAGGCTATGGAAATATTAGGAATTACAAAATCCACGCCTGACCCTACGGGGGGATCCCTTAGAAAAGATAAAAATGGCAACCCGAATGGAGTACTTGAAGAGAATGCGTTATTTGGAGTGTTATTTCCAATTCTGGGTAAAGCTGATGAAGAATTTGAAGCTAAATGCATTCAGAAGGGACAGGAAGAATATGCCAAAAATGGTTACATGACTGCTCAAGACGGAAGAAGCTCTACAGAACAAATGGCTGCTTTTAAAAAAGGAGCGGACAAAGGAATGTTCTACATTGATGTTGTTTCTTACCCTGACATCACCTTAGGAACTGAAAATGTAACTGATGATTACTACAATAAAGACCATCAATACAAAAATCATTATAGAATTGGCGGTATAAAATTAACTTTAGATGGATCTCCTCAAGGAAAAACAGCATGGTTAACGCAGCATTATCATGTGCCGCCACAGGGACAAAACGAAGATTATAAAGGCTATCCGGTAATGGAGGACTCTTTAGCTATTAAATATGTAAAAGAGGCATTTCAAAACAAATGGCAAATTTTATGTCATACAAACGGTGATGCTGCTATTGATCAATATCTAATGGCAGTAAAAGCTGCTGAAGAAACTTATGGATATGACGATCATAGAACAGTGCTAATTCACGGGCAAACTTTACGGAAGGATCAAATCCCGGAACTGGTCGATCTGGAAATTATGCCATCACTATTTCCTATGCATACATTTTATTGGGGCGATTGGCATGCCGAGTCTGTCCTTGGCCATCCCAGAGCAGATTATATCTCTCCATGCAGGGACGTCATTGATGCCGGCCTAAAAATAACATCTCACCATGATGCACCGGTTACTTTCCCTAATTCAATGAGAGTTCTGGATGCCACAGTAAACAGAGTTACACGAAGCGGAGTGGTACTAGGACCTGAACAACGTATTTCACCATATGAAGGACTAAAGACCTTAACCGATTGGGCTGCGTATCAATATTTTGAAGAAGGCAGAAAAGGAACACTAACCAAAGGAAAATTGGCAGATTTCGTAATTCTTGATAAAAACCCTTTGAAAATAGATCCGTTAACCATCAAAGATGTTTCTATAATTGAATCTATTAAAGAAGGTAATACCGTCTATAAAAAATAA
- a CDS encoding sulfatase encodes MYKYFSIYFLVIPVLFLLNSCQRGREQKGTELPNIIYINVDDLGWSDTEVFGSTFYETPNINRLALEGMTFTNGYAGASNCAPSRACLMSGQNTPRHGMYTVANSDRGNTKLRRIVPTPNTTVLHDSVITIAEMLKTAGYRTGTFGKWHLGEDPTTQGFDINIGGGERGNPGKSGYFSPYNLKNLQAESEGENLTDRLTDEAIKFMEETNGEPFFLYLPYYAVHTPLQTFRRLEDKYAQKEGNEGQFNARYAGMVETVDTNIGKLLSFLKRTGLDDHTLVIFTSDNGGIRDISYQDPLRAGKGSYYEGGIRVPYIFKWKGVITPDSKCETAIVNLDIFPTLMELTRAKRPEQNLDGVSLMPLLKGRAIETRALYFHFPIYLEAYNPVTDRGRDPLFRTRPGSVIIDGKWKLHHYFEDDAMELYNIEEDVSEARDLVSEFPGKAAELYEKLDLWRAHINAPVPKDLNPEYDQNLESEKLSEYLISKK; translated from the coding sequence ATGTATAAATACTTCTCCATATATTTTTTAGTCATACCGGTATTGTTTTTATTGAATTCCTGCCAGAGAGGCAGGGAGCAAAAGGGAACAGAACTTCCCAACATTATCTACATTAACGTAGATGATCTGGGCTGGAGCGATACGGAGGTGTTTGGCAGTACGTTTTATGAGACACCCAATATCAACCGGCTGGCATTGGAGGGCATGACCTTTACTAATGGCTATGCGGGTGCTTCTAACTGTGCCCCGAGCCGTGCTTGTCTGATGAGCGGGCAAAATACTCCGAGACATGGTATGTATACGGTTGCGAATTCGGACAGAGGAAATACTAAATTGCGAAGAATAGTTCCGACCCCGAATACTACTGTTTTACACGATTCCGTAATCACTATAGCCGAAATGCTGAAAACTGCCGGGTACAGAACGGGGACGTTTGGAAAATGGCATTTAGGGGAAGATCCGACAACACAGGGTTTTGATATTAATATAGGAGGTGGTGAAAGGGGAAACCCGGGAAAATCCGGATATTTTTCTCCCTATAACCTGAAAAACCTTCAGGCTGAAAGTGAGGGAGAAAATCTTACCGATAGATTGACTGATGAAGCCATTAAGTTTATGGAAGAAACGAACGGAGAGCCGTTCTTTCTGTATTTACCTTACTATGCGGTTCATACGCCGTTGCAAACTTTCAGGCGACTGGAAGATAAATATGCGCAAAAGGAGGGAAATGAAGGGCAGTTTAATGCCAGGTATGCCGGAATGGTCGAGACAGTCGATACCAATATAGGAAAGCTGTTGTCGTTTTTAAAACGTACAGGGCTTGACGATCATACATTGGTCATATTTACTTCAGATAACGGAGGAATCAGGGATATAAGCTATCAAGATCCTTTGAGGGCAGGAAAGGGATCTTATTACGAAGGGGGGATACGTGTTCCTTATATTTTCAAATGGAAGGGAGTGATAACCCCTGATTCGAAATGTGAAACGGCAATCGTGAACCTTGATATCTTTCCTACTTTAATGGAGCTAACCCGTGCAAAAAGGCCTGAACAGAACCTGGATGGTGTTTCATTGATGCCTTTACTAAAAGGGAGGGCAATTGAAACCCGGGCGTTGTATTTTCACTTCCCTATTTACTTAGAAGCTTATAATCCGGTTACAGATCGGGGGAGAGACCCTTTATTCAGAACCCGTCCCGGATCGGTCATTATAGACGGGAAGTGGAAACTGCATCATTATTTTGAAGATGATGCAATGGAATTATACAACATCGAAGAAGATGTGTCGGAGGCGAGGGATCTGGTTTCAGAATTTCCTGGGAAAGCTGCTGAACTATATGAAAAATTAGACTTATGGAGAGCACACATAAATGCTCCGGTTCCCAAGGATTTAAATCCGGAATATGACCAAAACCTTGAGTCTGAAAAATTGTCAGAATATTTAATTTCTAAAAAATAA
- a CDS encoding DUF4136 domain-containing protein: protein MKHLTTHIFFILCISLLVSCAPVKVESTRLDRFRFTQKYRSFNFYDIKVQNADSGFVKNHSKLNMLKSAIEHEMNTLGFLKSENPDLLVNLAINIEEKIQTRETGIRDAPPYMGQRSYHWEVEEVPVGKYKEGTMVIDLIDRKTNTMIGQAVASGVIVKNDDHLKKRVDECIHVIFNQMIRPKK, encoded by the coding sequence ATGAAACACTTAACAACACATATCTTTTTTATACTATGTATAAGCCTCTTGGTTTCTTGTGCTCCAGTAAAAGTAGAATCAACCCGGTTAGACCGGTTCAGATTCACTCAGAAATACCGGTCGTTTAATTTTTATGATATAAAAGTTCAAAATGCCGATTCCGGTTTCGTAAAGAATCATTCAAAACTCAATATGCTTAAATCGGCTATCGAGCATGAGATGAACACTCTTGGTTTCCTCAAATCGGAAAATCCGGATTTATTGGTAAATCTGGCAATAAATATTGAAGAAAAAATACAAACCAGAGAGACAGGTATACGTGATGCCCCTCCATATATGGGACAAAGGAGCTATCATTGGGAGGTGGAGGAGGTTCCCGTTGGAAAGTACAAAGAAGGCACCATGGTTATAGACCTTATTGACCGTAAAACAAATACTATGATAGGGCAGGCTGTAGCCTCAGGGGTAATCGTAAAAAATGATGACCATCTGAAAAAACGCGTTGATGAATGCATACACGTAATTTTCAATCAAATGATTAGGCCCAAAAAATAA
- a CDS encoding SPFH domain-containing protein: protein MGIFDEIKNKLKHEFIDIIEWLDNTNDVIVYRFERYQNEIKNGAKLIVREGQMAVFINEGRLADVFNPGTHTLNTENLPILATLKGWKYGFNSPFKAEVYFVNTRIFTEEKWGTKNPITLSDDRFGLFEIRAFGTYTFRIADPGKFIIDIVGTDGHFTNYEINEHLKSLIATRFTDTVGEAGLPIELYAANTSELSEACREVMKPEFARVGIELEKFYIENVSMPEELKKEIFEYSRLDKLDLSKLTQFKAAKAMEEAARNEGGTAGAGMGMGMGFVLAQQMAQQMGSIQTTQPQSTANTPVMPPPIPTAIQYFYAVNGQQSAPVSFETLQALFANRTINKDSLVWKQGLENWKPLREIEELKSFLGGHTPPPLPAE, encoded by the coding sequence ATGGGAATTTTTGACGAGATAAAGAACAAGCTTAAGCATGAGTTTATAGATATCATCGAATGGTTAGATAATACCAACGATGTCATTGTCTACCGTTTTGAACGGTATCAGAATGAGATAAAGAACGGAGCCAAACTTATTGTCAGGGAAGGGCAAATGGCCGTTTTTATAAATGAAGGCCGGCTGGCAGATGTTTTTAATCCTGGAACCCATACCCTAAATACCGAAAACCTCCCGATACTGGCTACCCTTAAAGGATGGAAATATGGATTTAATAGCCCTTTTAAAGCAGAAGTATATTTTGTAAACACCCGTATTTTTACTGAAGAAAAATGGGGAACCAAAAACCCGATAACACTTAGCGATGATCGGTTTGGACTATTCGAGATTCGGGCATTCGGCACTTACACTTTCCGCATTGCCGATCCGGGCAAATTTATTATAGACATTGTGGGTACCGACGGTCATTTTACCAATTACGAAATAAACGAACATCTAAAAAGCCTGATTGCTACACGATTTACAGATACTGTCGGAGAAGCCGGACTACCCATAGAACTCTACGCAGCCAACACTTCAGAACTGTCGGAAGCCTGCCGGGAAGTAATGAAACCCGAATTTGCAAGGGTAGGTATCGAACTGGAAAAATTCTATATAGAGAATGTTTCGATGCCGGAGGAGCTTAAAAAAGAGATTTTTGAGTACAGCCGCCTCGATAAATTAGACCTGTCCAAACTCACCCAATTCAAGGCTGCCAAAGCTATGGAAGAAGCGGCCAGGAATGAGGGAGGTACTGCCGGTGCCGGTATGGGAATGGGAATGGGCTTTGTATTGGCACAGCAAATGGCACAGCAAATGGGCTCCATACAGACCACACAACCCCAGTCAACCGCAAACACCCCGGTAATGCCACCTCCCATCCCCACAGCCATACAATATTTCTACGCTGTAAACGGACAACAATCCGCACCGGTGAGCTTTGAGACCTTACAGGCGTTGTTTGCAAACCGCACCATCAATAAAGACTCTCTAGTATGGAAGCAGGGATTGGAAAACTGGAAACCCCTCAGAGAGATTGAAGAGTTAAAATCCTTTTTAGGAGGTCATACCCCTCCTCCGTTACCTGCCGAATAA
- a CDS encoding DUF481 domain-containing protein, with amino-acid sequence MSKGVLTIETDYSDDDFKVKWIEIEKIISTQDFLVTLKNGNRIKASEINHKENSDEIILKEDNFATTVIKVDDIVFIRQIKKDFISRLDASLSFGFNFTKSKNLKQLTVRSTLGYTTNFWSLDGSYNSVRNNQDQSDEIHRTDANVSFNYFLKKDRFVLFSSEFLTNNEQPLDLRLTHKAGYGKYIIHNNRMYLGTGGGIASNNENYFNNADDRKSGELFGLIEVNMFDYENISLLSNLTIYPSLTEKKRWRTNFKIDLKYDLLLDFFIKLGLTYNYDNKPVEGAAYDDYILQTTFGWEL; translated from the coding sequence ATGTCTAAAGGAGTCCTTACCATCGAAACCGACTACAGCGACGATGATTTCAAAGTAAAGTGGATCGAAATAGAAAAAATTATAAGCACACAGGACTTTTTAGTTACACTTAAAAACGGGAACCGGATTAAGGCCTCTGAAATAAATCACAAAGAAAATTCTGATGAAATTATCTTAAAAGAAGATAATTTTGCAACTACTGTCATCAAAGTAGATGATATTGTATTTATTCGACAGATAAAAAAGGACTTTATATCTCGTTTAGATGCTTCGCTATCTTTTGGATTTAATTTTACGAAATCCAAAAACCTCAAACAACTAACAGTCAGAAGCACCCTTGGCTACACCACCAATTTCTGGAGTCTTGACGGATCTTATAATTCCGTGAGAAATAATCAGGATCAATCTGATGAAATTCACCGGACAGATGCCAATGTTTCATTCAACTATTTTTTAAAAAAAGATCGTTTTGTATTGTTTTCATCCGAATTCTTAACTAATAACGAACAACCGTTAGATCTGAGATTAACACACAAAGCCGGATATGGTAAATACATTATTCACAATAACAGAATGTATCTGGGCACCGGCGGAGGCATTGCATCGAACAATGAAAATTACTTCAACAATGCTGACGACAGGAAAAGTGGCGAATTGTTCGGGCTGATCGAAGTAAACATGTTTGATTACGAAAACATCAGCCTTCTCTCTAACCTGACAATTTATCCCAGTTTGACTGAGAAAAAAAGGTGGAGAACTAACTTTAAAATCGACTTGAAATATGACTTACTACTGGACTTCTTTATTAAACTGGGACTCACCTACAATTATGATAACAAGCCTGTTGAAGGAGCTGCTTACGACGATTATATATTGCAAACCACTTTCGGCTGGGAGTTATAA
- a CDS encoding arylsulfatase: MRFSVKHGMYPLKSLLILSLCLSCNGSPKERENQRSVKPNIVFIIADDMGIGDLGSYGQEYIKTPHLDEMASKGMRFTQFYAGSTVCAPSRASLMTGQHTGVTHIRGNGEFPLRDQDTIIPQLLKKQGYRTAMYGKWGLGVEGTSGSPEKKGWDEFTGHLHHVDAHYQRPDSLWTLTDGMVKKMPVPANSYGNDIFTRKALSFIDGQTEEAPFFLYLSFTVPHAELLVPQKYLDMYLDEQGDSQFAPESAWPDGRHYGGQPFPKAAYAAMVSSIDDYVGQVMAALKRKGLDENTLVVFTSDNGTHIEGGRQRSDVDFFKSSGVYKGVKRDLYEGGIREPFIAYWPGTISANKVSDHTGAFWDILPTFYELAGGSADYLNTTGISFVNELTGAGTQEKHDHLYWEFYEGGGKQALLKGPWKAIRLKVKQDRNAAIELYNLSEDPSETMNVAEKHPEIVKMMDSVMRVENTPNPLFSFDR, translated from the coding sequence ATGAGATTTTCTGTAAAACATGGTATGTATCCGTTAAAATCGTTACTCATACTTTCGCTGTGCTTATCGTGTAACGGTAGCCCGAAAGAGCGGGAAAATCAGCGTTCCGTTAAGCCGAATATTGTATTTATCATAGCTGATGATATGGGGATAGGTGATTTAGGCAGTTATGGGCAGGAGTATATAAAGACACCGCACCTTGATGAAATGGCATCAAAAGGGATGAGGTTTACTCAGTTTTATGCGGGCAGTACTGTATGTGCACCTTCGAGGGCGAGTTTAATGACGGGACAACATACCGGGGTTACACATATAAGAGGTAATGGGGAATTTCCGTTGAGGGATCAGGATACTATTATACCTCAGTTGTTAAAAAAGCAAGGGTACCGAACTGCAATGTATGGTAAATGGGGATTGGGGGTTGAAGGGACTTCCGGCTCCCCGGAAAAAAAAGGTTGGGATGAATTTACGGGTCACCTGCATCATGTCGATGCTCATTACCAGCGACCGGATTCCTTATGGACATTAACTGACGGCATGGTAAAAAAGATGCCTGTACCGGCCAATAGCTACGGGAATGATATTTTTACCCGAAAAGCATTGAGTTTTATAGATGGGCAAACGGAAGAGGCACCGTTTTTTCTGTACCTGTCTTTTACGGTACCTCATGCTGAGCTGCTTGTGCCCCAGAAGTATTTAGACATGTATTTGGACGAACAGGGAGATAGTCAGTTTGCTCCTGAAAGCGCATGGCCCGATGGCAGGCATTATGGGGGGCAACCATTTCCGAAAGCAGCATATGCTGCCATGGTCAGCAGCATCGATGACTATGTAGGACAGGTGATGGCAGCATTGAAGAGAAAGGGATTAGATGAAAATACCCTGGTAGTTTTTACCAGTGATAACGGAACTCATATTGAAGGAGGACGTCAGAGAAGTGATGTAGATTTCTTTAAGAGTAGCGGGGTTTATAAGGGAGTGAAGAGAGATTTGTACGAAGGAGGGATACGCGAGCCTTTTATTGCTTATTGGCCGGGAACCATTTCAGCGAACAAAGTAAGTGATCATACCGGGGCTTTTTGGGATATCCTGCCAACGTTTTATGAACTGGCGGGAGGTTCAGCCGATTATCTTAATACTACGGGAATTTCATTTGTTAATGAGTTAACAGGCGCCGGAACACAGGAAAAGCATGATCATTTGTATTGGGAGTTTTATGAAGGAGGAGGAAAGCAGGCTTTGTTAAAAGGTCCGTGGAAAGCTATCCGTTTAAAAGTAAAACAAGATCGCAATGCAGCTATTGAGCTTTATAATTTAAGTGAGGATCCTTCCGAAACTATGAATGTAGCAGAGAAGCATCCGGAAATAGTTAAAATGATGGACTCGGTCATGAGGGTGGAGAACACCCCTAATCCATTGTTTTCATTTGACAGATAG
- a CDS encoding DNA helicase PriA produces the protein MQEKTVKKSETKKSCANCGAELKYKPGSQQLLCEYCGYEEFIEQDKTSFEELELKHYLRLVGEKAHADTITLLHCKNCGANQHVEENYKSLSCVYCGEPLILEDIHEEGWILPGAIIPFALDQTKARQIFRKWVKGIWFAPNKLKRASLDIESLHGLYLPCWTFDCNLKSDYQGMRGDYYYETQRYKTAEGTKTRQVRKTRWRHTSGSVSGFIDDILINASLKKRREVPANIAHWNLKDLQPFNTKYLSGFITEKYTISLKDGHHLSFQKAKETAYQWIRNDIGGDTQRINHADIRLSNETFKHILLPIYISNYKYNGKEYHFYINGQTGQISGKHPVSFWKIFFLITGIILLIAIIGYFS, from the coding sequence ATGCAGGAAAAGACTGTAAAGAAATCTGAAACCAAAAAATCATGTGCCAATTGCGGTGCCGAACTTAAATACAAACCCGGCTCTCAACAATTGCTTTGCGAATATTGCGGGTATGAAGAATTTATAGAACAAGACAAAACCAGTTTTGAAGAACTGGAATTAAAACACTACCTCAGACTGGTTGGAGAAAAAGCACATGCCGATACCATCACCCTTCTGCACTGCAAAAACTGCGGAGCCAACCAGCATGTGGAAGAAAACTATAAATCCCTGAGCTGTGTGTATTGTGGCGAACCCCTGATCCTGGAAGACATCCATGAAGAAGGGTGGATACTCCCGGGAGCCATTATTCCATTTGCATTAGATCAGACAAAAGCCCGTCAGATCTTCAGAAAATGGGTAAAAGGAATCTGGTTTGCTCCCAACAAACTAAAACGGGCTTCACTCGATATCGAATCCCTGCACGGCCTGTACCTGCCTTGCTGGACATTTGATTGCAACCTGAAATCGGACTACCAGGGAATGCGTGGCGACTATTATTACGAAACGCAACGCTATAAAACAGCCGAAGGTACCAAAACCCGACAAGTACGCAAAACAAGGTGGCGGCATACCTCGGGTAGTGTCAGTGGTTTTATAGACGACATCCTTATCAATGCTTCCCTTAAAAAAAGACGCGAAGTACCGGCAAATATAGCACACTGGAATTTAAAAGATCTGCAACCCTTTAATACTAAATACCTGTCCGGTTTTATAACCGAAAAATATACCATTTCCCTGAAAGACGGACATCATTTGTCTTTTCAGAAAGCGAAAGAAACGGCCTATCAGTGGATTCGAAATGATATCGGCGGTGATACACAACGCATCAACCATGCCGACATCCGTCTAAGCAATGAAACTTTCAAACATATCTTATTACCGATCTATATAAGCAATTATAAATATAACGGAAAAGAATACCACTTTTACATCAATGGCCAAACCGGACAAATCAGCGGAAAACATCCGGTATCATTCTGGAAAATATTCTTTTTAATAACAGGCATAATACTCCTGATAGCCATTATTGGCTATTTCAGTTAA